One genomic window of Elaeis guineensis isolate ETL-2024a chromosome 2, EG11, whole genome shotgun sequence includes the following:
- the LOC105050168 gene encoding glucan endo-1,3-beta-glucosidase 8-like, with protein MFQAGIVAWATCIAEILAAAVAATAVIDGIGVNWGTLMSHPMDPAMVVQMLKGNRINQVKLFDADPWIVNALAGTGIEVMLAIPNDHLGDMGSNYENAKEWVKQNVIKYDHKDGVHIKYVAVGNEPFLKSYKGSFTSTTFPALKNIQKALDEAGVGNRIKATIPQNADIYSSPVNNSVPSAGNFRKDIRALMTKIVRYLHSKGSPFVVNIYPYLSLYQDPNFPVDFAFFDGKSQPVVDEGLHNYTNVFDANYDTLVWSLRKAGVPNMKIIVGEVGWPTDGDENANTKLAKRFYDGFLKKMAGQVGTPLRPGKMEVYLFGLIDEDMKSVVPGNFERHWGIFTYDGRPKFATDFTGKVTERYLIGATGVQYLAERWCVLDEKAAKKKLKLIPSSVNYACSTGDCTPLGYGSSCEGLSLWGNISYAFNAYFQTMDQDVRACDFQGLGKITTANLSQGRCLFPVQIVSAGERAVTVSLVVVAVAATMLL; from the exons ATGTTTCAGGCTGGGATTGTGGCGTGGGCAACCTGCATTGCCGAGATCTTGGCTGCGGCAGTGGCAGCGACGGCGGTGATCGATGGCATTGGTGTAAACTGGGGGACCCTGATGTCACACCCGATGGACCCGGCCATGGTGGTTCAGATGCTCAAGGGTAACAGGATCAACCAGGTGAAGCTGTTCGATGCCGACCCTTGGATTGTGAATGCCTTGGCCGGGACCGGGATCGAGGTCATGCTCGCTATTCCGAATGACCACTTGGGTGATATGGGCAGCAACTATGAGAACGCCAAGGAGTGGGTCAAGCAGAATGTCATCAAGTATGATCACAAGGATGGTGTCCATATTAA GTATGTAGCCGTCGGCAACGAGCCCTTCCTCAAGAGTTACAAAGGCTCCTTCACGAGCACCACCTTCCCGGCACTCAAGAACATCCAGAAAGCCCTCGACGAGGCCGGCGTCGGCAACCGGATCAAGGCAACCATCCCCCAAAATGCCGACATCTACTCCTCCCCTGTCAACAACTCCGTGCCCTCCGCCGGGAACTTCCGCAAAGACATCCGCGCCCTCATGACCAAAATCGTCCGCTACCTCCACTCCAAAGGCTCCCCCTTCGTCGTCAACATCTACCCCTACCTCAGCCTCTACCAGGACCCCAACTTCCCCGTCGACTTCGCCTTCTTCGACGGCAAGAGCCAACCGGTCGTCGATGAAGGCCTCCATAATTACACCAACGTCTTCGACGCCAACTATGACACCCTCGTCTGGTCCCTGAGGAAGGCCGGCGTGCCCAACATGAAGATAATTGTCGGGGAGGTTGGCTGGCCGACCGACGGTGACGAGAATGCGAACACGAAGCTCGCCAAGAGGTTCTACGATGGATTCTTGAAGAAGATGGCCGGACAAGTCGGCACGCCGCTGAGGCCTGGAAAAATGGAGGTCTACCTCTTCGGGTTGATCGACGAGGACATGAAGAGCGTCGTGCCAGGGAACTTCGAGCGGCACTGGGGAATCTTTACGTACGACGGAAGGCCCAAGTTCGCGACGGACTTCACCGGGAAGGTGACGGAGAGGTATCTGATCGGAGCGACCGGAGTGCAGTATCTGGCGGAGCGATGGTGCGTCTTGGATGAGAAGGCGGCGAAGAAGAAGTTAAAGCTGATACCATCGAGCGTGAATTATGCGTGTTCGACCGGCGACTGCACGCCGTTGGGTTACGGCTCGTCGTGCGAGGGGCTGAGCCTGTGGGGGAACATATCGTACGCGTTCAATGCCTACTTCCAGACGATGGACCAGGACGTGAGGGCTTGTGATTTCCAAGGGCTGGGGAAGATTACGACGGCGAATCTATCTCAGGGGCGCTGTCTGTTCCCCGTACAGATCGTCAGTGCCGGAGAGAGGGCGGTGACCGTAAGTTTAGTGGTGGTGGCGGTGGCTGCTACGATGCTtctgtga